Proteins encoded together in one Undibacterium sp. CCC3.4 window:
- the rplM gene encoding 50S ribosomal protein L13, with translation MKTFSAKGHEVQRDWFVIDATDKVLGRVASEVALRLRGKHKPEFTPHVDTGDFIVVVNAGKLRVTGTKALNKTYYRHTGYPGGIYETNFTKMQQRFPGRALEKAVKGMLPKGPLGYAMIKKLKVYADATHPHAAQQPQVLVLDI, from the coding sequence ATGAAAACCTTTTCCGCTAAGGGCCATGAGGTTCAGCGCGACTGGTTCGTGATTGACGCGACAGATAAAGTACTCGGACGTGTTGCCAGCGAAGTGGCACTCCGTTTACGCGGCAAACATAAACCGGAATTTACTCCTCACGTCGACACGGGCGATTTCATCGTCGTTGTCAATGCAGGTAAACTGCGCGTGACAGGCACGAAAGCTCTGAACAAAACATACTACCGTCACACTGGTTATCCAGGCGGTATCTATGAAACAAATTTTACGAAAATGCAACAGCGTTTTCCAGGTCGTGCACTCGAGAAGGCAGTTAAAGGCATGTTGCCTAAAGGCCCACTCGGTTATGCAATGATCAAGAAGCTGAAAGTGTACGCAGATGCAACACATCCGCATGCAGCTCAGCAACCACAAGTACTCGTACTCGACATCTAA
- the rpsI gene encoding 30S ribosomal protein S9 yields MIGNYNYGTGRRKSAVARVFLKSGSGKIVVNGKPANEYFSRETGLMVIRQPLELTNNLETFDIMVNVHGGGESGQSGAVRHGITRALIDYDAALKPELSKAGFVTRDAREVERKKVGLRKARRAKQFSKR; encoded by the coding sequence ATGATCGGTAATTACAACTACGGAACTGGTCGTCGCAAGAGCGCAGTTGCTCGCGTATTCCTGAAATCCGGCAGCGGCAAGATCGTTGTGAACGGTAAGCCAGCAAACGAATATTTCTCGCGTGAAACAGGTTTGATGGTTATCCGTCAACCACTGGAATTGACTAATAATCTCGAAACATTCGATATCATGGTCAATGTTCACGGCGGCGGCGAATCCGGTCAATCCGGTGCAGTTCGTCACGGTATCACTCGTGCTCTGATCGACTACGATGCAGCATTGAAACCTGAGCTGTCGAAAGCCGGCTTCGTGACTCGTGATGCACGTGAAGTTGAACGTAAAAAAGTTGGTCTGCGCAAAGCTCGTCGCGCAAAACAATTCTCCAAGCGTTAA
- the argC gene encoding N-acetyl-gamma-glutamyl-phosphate reductase — translation MIKVGIVGGTGYTGVELLRLLSTHPEVELTAITSRKEDGLPVAEMYPSLRGRVKLAFSAPEKADLLGCDVVFFATPHGVAMAQARELLAAGVKVIDLAADFRMQDVAQFEKWYGIPHSCTDVLKQAVYGLPELNRAAIKTAKVIGNPGCYPTTMQLGYHPLLKAGVIDAASLIADCKSGVSGAGRKAEIGILFSETSDSFKAYAVSGHRHTPETVEQLQRMSADKVELLFTPHLVPMIRGMHSTLYARLKQEISNEALQALFEQAYQDEPFVDVMPFGSHPDTRSTRASNMLRIAIHRPNNGNTVVVLVVQDNLVKGASGQAVQCMNLMFGLDETCGLLHVPVLP, via the coding sequence ATGATTAAAGTTGGTATCGTTGGCGGCACCGGTTACACCGGCGTTGAATTGCTGCGTTTGTTGTCTACTCACCCCGAGGTCGAATTGACCGCGATTACTTCGCGGAAAGAAGATGGCTTGCCGGTTGCAGAGATGTATCCCTCGCTGCGTGGCCGCGTCAAGCTGGCCTTTTCGGCACCGGAAAAAGCCGATCTGCTCGGCTGTGATGTGGTATTTTTTGCCACCCCGCATGGCGTGGCAATGGCTCAGGCGCGCGAATTACTCGCCGCCGGCGTCAAAGTCATCGATCTGGCGGCCGACTTCCGTATGCAGGATGTGGCGCAGTTTGAAAAATGGTATGGCATCCCGCATAGCTGTACCGATGTGTTGAAGCAAGCTGTGTATGGCTTGCCTGAGCTCAATCGTGCTGCAATCAAGACGGCCAAGGTCATCGGCAACCCCGGTTGTTATCCAACGACGATGCAACTCGGTTATCACCCCTTGCTGAAAGCCGGTGTCATCGATGCCGCCAGTTTGATTGCCGATTGTAAATCGGGCGTCTCGGGTGCCGGCCGTAAAGCCGAGATCGGCATCTTGTTTTCCGAAACCAGCGATAGCTTCAAGGCGTATGCCGTGTCTGGTCATCGCCACACGCCTGAAACGGTGGAGCAATTGCAGCGCATGAGTGCCGACAAGGTGGAACTGCTGTTCACGCCGCATTTGGTGCCAATGATACGCGGCATGCATTCGACGCTGTATGCGCGTTTGAAGCAAGAAATCAGCAACGAAGCTTTGCAAGCTCTGTTTGAGCAAGCCTACCAAGACGAGCCCTTTGTCGATGTGATGCCGTTTGGCTCGCATCCTGACACCCGTTCGACGCGGGCCTCGAATATGTTGCGCATCGCCATACATCGGCCGAATAACGGCAATACCGTGGTGGTCTTGGTGGTGCAAGATAATCTGGTCAAAGGTGCATCAGGGCAAGCTGTGCAGTGTATGAATTTGATGTTCGGTCTCGATGAAACTTGCGGTTTGTTGCATGTTCCAGTCTTACCTTAA
- a CDS encoding DUF6776 family protein, protein MTISHQQPWHIKLMLSALVIGVAAAVAWWTYDMGRSFAFGPQIQPDQVQALQAELSELRLERDKLSLSANTIESKLNIDHSMQKELAEQVKTLMMENQKLKDDLAFFEGLIPAVNGSEGVAVQNLKVEMQAPGQLRYRALVMQGVKNPHDFNGELQLSLSLVQAGKAVTMQFPDPKSGEAGKLKLSFKHYQRLEGVITLPDGAIAKTVQVKVLDRGQIRAQQAVNL, encoded by the coding sequence ATGACCATCTCGCATCAACAGCCGTGGCATATCAAATTGATGTTGTCGGCGCTGGTGATCGGGGTCGCTGCGGCGGTGGCTTGGTGGACTTATGACATGGGCCGTAGTTTTGCGTTCGGTCCGCAGATTCAGCCAGATCAGGTGCAAGCCTTGCAAGCTGAATTGAGCGAATTACGCCTTGAGCGCGATAAATTATCGCTCAGTGCCAATACTATCGAGAGCAAACTCAATATCGATCACTCGATGCAAAAGGAATTGGCTGAGCAAGTCAAAACCCTGATGATGGAAAATCAAAAGTTGAAGGATGATTTGGCGTTTTTTGAAGGCTTGATTCCTGCGGTCAATGGTTCTGAGGGGGTGGCGGTGCAAAATCTGAAGGTCGAAATGCAAGCGCCGGGCCAATTACGTTATCGTGCTTTGGTGATGCAAGGTGTCAAAAACCCACACGATTTCAATGGCGAGTTGCAACTTTCCCTGAGTTTGGTACAAGCCGGGAAAGCTGTTACGATGCAGTTTCCCGATCCGAAGTCAGGCGAGGCAGGAAAATTGAAATTATCTTTCAAACATTACCAGCGACTCGAAGGGGTAATTACCCTTCCCGATGGGGCGATTGCCAAGACTGTACAAGTCAAAGTGCTCGATCGTGGGCAAATTCGCGCCCAGCAAGCGGTTAATTTATAA
- a CDS encoding polymer-forming cytoskeletal protein, translated as MFNRKVKNTIDSLIGTTTRIEGDLHFKGGLRIDGHICGNVIADTEASSMLIISEQAVIDGEVRAAHVVVNGAINGPVFSTELLELQAKARISGDVHYKTLEMLSGALVTGKLTHEVAQEQVLFKLASSNG; from the coding sequence ATGTTCAACCGTAAAGTTAAAAATACCATAGACAGTTTGATCGGTACCACCACCCGTATCGAGGGCGATTTGCATTTCAAGGGTGGCTTGCGCATCGATGGCCATATTTGTGGCAATGTCATTGCCGATACCGAAGCTTCGAGCATGCTGATCATTTCTGAGCAGGCGGTCATCGATGGCGAAGTCCGCGCCGCGCATGTGGTGGTCAATGGTGCCATCAATGGCCCGGTGTTTTCCACCGAATTATTAGAGTTGCAAGCCAAAGCGCGGATTTCCGGCGATGTGCACTACAAAACACTGGAAATGCTCAGCGGTGCGCTGGTCACGGGTAAGCTGACCCATGAAGTCGCGCAAGAACAAGTGTTGTTCAAGCTGGCGTCGTCGAATGGCTAA
- the erpA gene encoding iron-sulfur cluster insertion protein ErpA, with protein MNAVADAVAELPTPIVFTESAASKVAQLIEEEGNPELKLRVFVQGGGCSGFQYGFTFDEITNEDDTTMTKNGVHLLIDAMSYQYLVGAEIDYKDDLEGAQFVIKNPNASTTCGCGSSFSV; from the coding sequence ATGAACGCTGTTGCCGACGCTGTTGCAGAATTACCTACCCCCATCGTATTTACCGAAAGTGCTGCTTCGAAAGTGGCGCAATTGATAGAAGAAGAGGGCAATCCTGAGCTCAAACTGCGCGTCTTCGTACAAGGCGGCGGTTGTTCCGGGTTTCAGTATGGTTTCACCTTCGATGAAATCACCAATGAAGACGACACCACCATGACCAAAAACGGCGTGCATCTGTTGATCGATGCGATGAGCTACCAGTACTTGGTTGGTGCCGAGATCGATTACAAAGATGACCTCGAAGGCGCACAGTTCGTGATCAAGAATCCGAATGCCAGCACCACTTGTGGCTGCGGTTCTTCGTTCTCGGTGTAA
- a CDS encoding FAD-linked oxidase C-terminal domain-containing protein codes for MEQISSGIDAARQTQIAQALREIMPAHCVLHKESDTRPYECDGLAAFRQLPMIVCLPENEAQIIAVMAVCRRFKVPVVPRGAGTGLSGGALPLADGIVLSTAKLNQIIKVDAYARTAVVQPGVRNLAISEAVAALDLYYAPDPSSQIACTIGGNVAENSGGVHCLKYGLTVHNVLQVRVVTIEGEVIELGSGALDAPGLDLLAVFVGSEGMLGIVTQVTVRLIPKPQVARVIMASFDDIVKGGNAVANVIAAGIIPAGLEMMDQTSSRMVEPFVKAGYDVDAAAILLCESDGTVEEVEEEIGRMTAVLETAGATAIQVSQSEAERLRFWSGRKNAFPAAGRISPDYYCMDGTIPRKRLAQVLTGISAMEQKYGLRCANVFHAGDGNLHPLIMFDANLAGEFERAEAFGAEILELCVEVGGTITGEHGVGIEKINSMCVQFSRAELDAFFAVKRAFDTHFLLNPDKAIPTLHRCAEYGRMHVRNGQLKFPDLPRF; via the coding sequence ATGGAGCAGATCAGTTCAGGGATTGATGCAGCACGGCAGACGCAGATTGCGCAGGCACTGCGCGAAATCATGCCGGCACATTGCGTGTTGCACAAGGAAAGTGATACCCGGCCCTACGAATGCGATGGCTTGGCGGCGTTTCGTCAGTTGCCGATGATCGTATGCTTGCCTGAAAATGAAGCGCAGATCATCGCCGTCATGGCAGTGTGCCGGCGCTTCAAGGTACCGGTGGTACCACGTGGGGCCGGTACCGGTTTGTCGGGCGGTGCCTTGCCTTTGGCTGACGGCATCGTGCTCTCCACCGCCAAGCTCAATCAAATCATCAAGGTCGATGCTTATGCCAGAACTGCGGTGGTGCAGCCGGGTGTGCGCAACCTGGCCATCTCGGAAGCGGTGGCGGCGCTCGACCTGTATTACGCGCCCGATCCCTCGTCGCAAATCGCCTGCACCATAGGTGGGAATGTCGCGGAGAATTCCGGCGGCGTGCATTGTTTGAAGTATGGCCTGACCGTGCACAATGTGCTGCAGGTACGCGTCGTGACTATCGAGGGTGAGGTGATCGAACTCGGCAGTGGCGCGCTCGATGCGCCCGGTCTTGATTTGTTGGCCGTGTTCGTTGGCTCCGAGGGCATGCTTGGCATCGTCACGCAAGTGACGGTACGCTTGATTCCAAAACCACAGGTAGCGCGCGTGATCATGGCCTCGTTTGACGATATCGTCAAAGGCGGCAATGCGGTGGCTAATGTGATCGCGGCCGGCATCATTCCGGCTGGATTGGAAATGATGGACCAGACTTCCTCGCGCATGGTCGAGCCGTTTGTCAAAGCCGGTTATGACGTCGATGCCGCCGCGATTTTGTTGTGCGAATCGGATGGCACCGTCGAAGAAGTCGAGGAAGAAATCGGCCGGATGACGGCGGTGCTGGAAACTGCCGGCGCGACGGCGATACAGGTGTCACAAAGCGAAGCTGAGCGCTTGCGCTTTTGGTCGGGGCGGAAAAATGCGTTTCCGGCGGCCGGCCGTATTTCGCCCGATTATTACTGCATGGATGGCACGATTCCGCGCAAACGCTTGGCGCAAGTATTGACTGGTATTTCGGCGATGGAACAGAAGTATGGTCTGCGTTGTGCCAATGTTTTTCATGCAGGCGACGGTAATCTGCATCCGCTCATCATGTTTGATGCCAACTTGGCCGGTGAATTCGAACGGGCCGAAGCTTTCGGTGCTGAAATTCTCGAGCTGTGTGTCGAAGTCGGTGGCACCATCACCGGCGAGCACGGTGTTGGCATAGAAAAGATCAATTCGATGTGCGTGCAGTTTTCACGCGCCGAGCTCGATGCTTTCTTTGCTGTCAAACGGGCCTTCGACACGCATTTCCTGCTCAATCCCGACAAGGCGATTCCGACCCTGCACCGGTGTGCCGAATATGGTCGTATGCATGTTCGGAACGGGCAGTTGAAGTTCCCGGATTTACCGCGTTTTTGA
- the glcE gene encoding glycolate oxidase subunit GlcE yields the protein MNTILQQFRARIVAAAAAGEALQIRGGGSKHWYGQTPVGNVLDTRPYAGILAYDPTELVLTARAGTPLAEIEAVLAQENQMLAFEPPHFGSTATLGGMLASGLSGPRRPYVGALRDFILGVSVMDGRGEMLEFGGQVMKNVAGYDVSRLMAGALGSLGLVLNVSVKVLPRPFDELTLVFALSEADALRKMNQWAGLALPISASSWQVGRLMLRLSGARAAVQAARQKLGGEVLHEGVAWWAGLTEQTHDFFAQDEEHGLWRLSLPSTAAALTLTGKTLIEWGGAQRWLFSDEPAAAIRAAATAAGGHATLFRGGDKALGVFTPLAAPLARIHADLKQSFDPAHIFNPGRMYKDY from the coding sequence ATGAATACGATCTTACAACAATTCCGCGCGCGCATCGTGGCCGCCGCCGCCGCTGGCGAGGCGCTGCAAATTCGCGGTGGTGGCAGCAAACACTGGTATGGCCAGACGCCGGTCGGGAATGTGCTCGACACCCGGCCCTATGCCGGCATTTTGGCTTATGACCCGACCGAATTGGTGCTGACCGCCAGAGCGGGCACGCCGCTGGCGGAGATCGAGGCGGTGCTGGCGCAAGAGAATCAAATGTTGGCGTTTGAACCGCCCCATTTTGGTTCGACGGCGACCTTGGGTGGCATGCTGGCCAGCGGTCTCTCCGGACCGCGGCGGCCGTATGTCGGCGCGCTGCGCGACTTCATTCTCGGTGTCAGCGTGATGGATGGGCGCGGCGAGATGCTGGAATTCGGCGGCCAGGTAATGAAAAATGTCGCCGGTTATGATGTCTCGCGTTTGATGGCCGGCGCGCTCGGTAGCCTCGGTCTGGTGCTCAATGTGTCGGTCAAGGTGTTACCGCGCCCATTTGATGAACTGACCTTGGTGTTCGCCTTGTCGGAAGCCGATGCCTTGCGCAAGATGAATCAATGGGCCGGGCTGGCTTTGCCGATTTCTGCCAGCAGTTGGCAAGTCGGGCGCTTGATGTTGCGCTTGTCGGGCGCGCGCGCGGCGGTACAAGCGGCCAGACAAAAACTCGGCGGCGAAGTTTTGCATGAGGGGGTGGCTTGGTGGGCTGGCTTGACCGAGCAAACTCATGATTTTTTTGCGCAGGATGAAGAGCATGGCTTATGGCGTTTGTCGTTGCCATCGACGGCCGCCGCATTGACGCTGACCGGGAAAACTTTGATCGAGTGGGGCGGGGCACAGCGTTGGCTGTTTTCCGATGAACCGGCTGCGGCTATCCGCGCGGCGGCGACGGCGGCTGGCGGTCATGCGACTCTGTTTCGCGGCGGTGATAAAGCGCTCGGCGTATTTACTCCCTTGGCGGCACCGTTGGCGCGTATCCATGCGGATCTCAAGCAGTCCTTCGATCCTGCGCATATCTTCAATCCCGGCCGTATGTACAAGGATTATTAA